From Paenibacillus sp. PK3_47, the proteins below share one genomic window:
- a CDS encoding GBS Bsp-like repeat-containing protein: MQTTTKVTSPQSASLANGFYEISVGGVAKTVREVRFPTWTEYKGQDDLENPWIMGEKLNDTTWRIRIPFSKHNFETGNYFTDIYFYDKYNNSSAMNGLTVIVRGGTGGSNETDISGVSYDVYIYGLDPQAQKVQFPTWTANKDQDALEWIEGGKVADGVWKGTVVYSKHNSELGRYITHVYADGKYSGAWEFNVVDTIKYTYSNVAYLGSGFYDITVNGIPSSAFSNLD, from the coding sequence GTGCAGACTACTACAAAAGTTACTTCTCCTCAGTCGGCATCATTAGCTAATGGGTTTTATGAGATTAGTGTAGGCGGAGTAGCCAAAACAGTGAGAGAGGTCAGATTTCCTACATGGACCGAATACAAGGGGCAAGATGACTTGGAAAATCCCTGGATTATGGGTGAGAAGTTAAATGATACAACATGGAGAATTCGTATACCATTTAGCAAGCATAACTTTGAAACCGGAAATTACTTCACTGATATTTACTTTTATGATAAGTATAACAATTCAAGTGCCATGAATGGTCTTACAGTTATAGTTCGAGGTGGGACAGGAGGATCCAATGAGACTGATATTTCGGGAGTTTCCTATGATGTATACATATATGGTCTAGACCCTCAAGCGCAAAAAGTTCAATTTCCAACATGGACTGCAAATAAAGATCAGGATGCTCTTGAATGGATTGAAGGGGGGAAGGTAGCCGATGGTGTCTGGAAGGGAACCGTTGTTTACTCAAAGCATAATTCTGAACTTGGCAGATACATAACCCATGTGTACGCAGATGGGAAGTACAGTGGAGCGTGGGAGTTTAATGTGGTAGATACAATTAAGTATACGTATTCAAATGTGGCATACCTTGGCAGTGGTTTTTATGATATTACCGTAAATGGGATTCCTTCCAGTGCGTTTTCCAACCTGGACTGA
- a CDS encoding PA14 domain-containing protein, with translation MRLIKRILLFLIILVPVFNGLEIKMILFTKNHLALAADVNGLKGEYYDNADFTGLKLVRKDADINFNWGVGSPNPVLEADGFSVRWTGTIKPRYSELFTFYIVADDGVRLWVDGRLLIDVWEPQASELKSLPILLTSGKNHDIRIEYFENDGGATAILQWSSASQTKQVVPQSQLNPPAETAGVGLKGEYYDNSDLSKLKLTRTDSEVNFNWGASAPHSSMQGDTFSVRWTGTIKPKYSESYTFFLNADDGVRLWIDGRLILDKWLTQASELTSQTITLNAGHNYDIRIEYFENSGGATAILAWSSASQAKQVVPKSQLYIPVEVDGVGLKAEYYNNLDLDGLVLTRTDKNVNFNWGDTSPHSSIESDTFSVRWTGKIKPKYNEKYTFYLTADDGVRLWIDGKLILNRWVNQAGQYPSRTIQLIAGNQYDIQIDYFENVGGAAIGLWWESKTQKKEFVPQSQLYSSATGLQGTGLKAEYFNNEDLTELKLSRTDANINFNWGIGSPDVPIEADSFSARWMGTLRPKYSGSYTFYADSDDGLRLWVNGQLLIDKWVPQASELTSIPIYLNEGQNYDIQVEYFESGGAASCRISWSSAAQVKEVIPQSQLYMPYRSYIPLEYHYDINGRLDYVKESESNIIRYHYDKNGNLVNVTE, from the coding sequence TTGAGATTAATAAAAAGAATTCTGTTATTTTTGATAATTCTTGTTCCTGTATTTAATGGTTTAGAAATAAAAATGATTCTGTTTACAAAGAATCATTTAGCTTTAGCGGCAGATGTTAATGGCCTAAAGGGTGAGTATTATGACAATGCAGATTTTACTGGACTTAAATTAGTCCGAAAAGATGCAGATATTAATTTTAACTGGGGAGTGGGTTCACCTAACCCTGTATTAGAAGCAGATGGATTTTCAGTAAGATGGACTGGAACCATTAAACCTAGATATAGTGAGCTCTTTACGTTTTATATCGTTGCTGATGACGGTGTAAGATTGTGGGTTGATGGCCGTTTATTAATAGATGTATGGGAACCGCAGGCAAGTGAATTAAAGAGTCTCCCAATATTATTAACAAGTGGGAAGAATCATGATATTCGGATAGAATATTTCGAAAATGATGGCGGAGCTACTGCAATCTTGCAGTGGTCGAGCGCTAGTCAAACAAAACAAGTTGTTCCTCAAAGTCAATTGAACCCTCCTGCCGAAACAGCAGGAGTTGGTCTGAAAGGCGAATATTACGACAACTCAGACCTTAGCAAGCTCAAACTGACTCGAACTGATTCAGAGGTGAACTTTAACTGGGGTGCAAGTGCTCCCCATTCTTCAATGCAAGGGGATACGTTCTCGGTGAGATGGACGGGGACAATAAAACCAAAATACAGTGAAAGTTATACATTTTTTCTGAATGCAGACGATGGGGTGAGGCTATGGATCGATGGCCGTTTGATTTTGGATAAATGGTTAACACAGGCAAGCGAATTAACAAGTCAGACAATTACACTAAATGCCGGACATAACTATGATATCCGCATTGAATATTTTGAAAACAGTGGTGGTGCTACAGCTATCTTGGCTTGGTCGAGTGCAAGTCAGGCAAAGCAGGTAGTTCCTAAAAGTCAGTTATACATACCAGTTGAGGTCGATGGTGTTGGTTTGAAGGCGGAGTATTATAACAATCTGGATTTAGATGGTCTAGTCTTAACTAGAACAGATAAAAATGTGAACTTTAATTGGGGGGATACTTCTCCGCATAGTTCTATAGAATCAGATACATTTTCTGTCAGGTGGACAGGGAAAATAAAACCAAAGTATAACGAGAAATATACCTTTTATTTAACTGCAGATGATGGGGTACGCCTTTGGATCGATGGCAAACTAATCCTTAACCGTTGGGTAAATCAAGCGGGTCAGTATCCTAGTAGGACAATTCAACTTATTGCTGGTAATCAATACGATATTCAAATTGATTATTTTGAAAATGTAGGAGGAGCAGCTATTGGCCTTTGGTGGGAAAGCAAAACTCAAAAAAAAGAATTCGTACCTCAAAGCCAGCTTTATTCATCAGCTACCGGACTGCAGGGGACTGGACTTAAGGCGGAATATTTTAACAATGAAGATTTAACCGAGCTAAAGCTTTCACGTACGGACGCAAATATTAATTTTAACTGGGGAATTGGGTCACCGGATGTCCCAATAGAAGCCGATTCGTTCTCTGCAAGGTGGATGGGAACTCTTAGGCCGAAATATAGTGGGAGCTATACCTTTTATGCAGATTCAGATGATGGCTTGCGTTTGTGGGTAAATGGGCAACTGCTAATAGATAAATGGGTTCCTCAGGCTAGTGAATTAACTAGTATTCCTATCTATCTTAATGAAGGACAAAACTATGATATACAGGTTGAATATTTTGAAAGTGGAGGTGCTGCATCTTGCCGAATATCATGGTCAAGTGCAGCGCAGGTAAAGGAGGTGATCCCTCAGTCTCAGCTGTATATGCCATATAGATCGTATATTCCATTAGAGTATCATTATGATATAAATGGGCGCTTGGACTATGTGAAGGAATCAGAGTCAAATATTATTCGTTATCATTATGATAAGAACGGGAATTTAGTCAATGTAACTGAGTAA
- a CDS encoding GBS Bsp-like repeat-containing protein, translating into METEILPNNSMMSYSYDSNGNILKKSMEYSTESYTVSTSASSYDIYLKGVSECLEQVSFPTWTELNGQDDIEWINGEKVAPGV; encoded by the coding sequence TTGGAAACAGAGATTCTTCCGAATAATTCCATGATGTCATACAGCTACGATAGTAATGGAAACATATTGAAGAAAAGTATGGAATATTCAACGGAATCCTACACCGTTAGCACTTCTGCGTCCTCTTATGATATCTATTTAAAGGGAGTTTCAGAATGCTTAGAGCAAGTAAGTTTTCCTACTTGGACAGAATTAAACGGACAAGACGATATTGAGTGGATAAACGGTGAAAAGGTTGCACCTGGTGTCTGA
- a CDS encoding polymorphic toxin-type HINT domain-containing protein encodes MKSIKKTKQLLLIFLTIVLLLSGIPPMNQATAAQENSQERSAKTVPSTKSVPSSSPSPTPQSPDTLFSDSIIPMPSSTPEPDGELNSLRSVQPFTDEVVTVSNEVYDDTSQQILQTLRAKILQKKNLIQTRSNKQNSNQALSRIAHQDVADLSEADIQILVESGASKIDVYWLNFLAMGETKWTALEILKLKQEKQLSWEDVQTTMELESEINFSTSSVVKEVYDEITSVPILDAHSFVTSAVYESEEVLQKVLAPNSITAFDATVSGVIDELVVQAQINQIHKPQYNDRNKSSEVVDPVSGSLNYKKNLIHLPGIDGLDLDIGLMYNSNRSVPFTHSYHWNPNFGMMDHSYNYSVPTLGNGWSFQFPYIQNFGEAYEMYYHDGQGNAYKIGRTDELSNYTNLINYKGKDKRFVGEPWNNGQFSNGETRSAGYIEYSDLTREYYSTGGILLGIVDRFGNTITFNYYGGNLSSITDTLGRVVKLSYEDTLLSADFDGDNIEIKVFDGLNEVQKVVLTKDRVIAKVPNGSLVEPLSRAIPVLSSFTDQNEEKTYFNYRYEMNTYAYYGYNFSALLKEVRYPHSTTKYEMDGVSRKIGEYDTILEYRVKSRGDYTGSKAYYQTDYSYDGNYTGNTVNEYPGHLPNNFRFSTTSKIVSNTPSNGFQTTNTFDKDGRVLRTETREAGGERNVTENTAFHGLFTQTPIRSTILEYAAQDNDATADRRYTETELNEWGLVQSQTQPLSSDKFNNPSIKQRYTTTYLYEPKYRFLETKSWYQNESDPAPLSERYTYTDKGRPATLTNALGEQTTYSYDSRNTSGGISQVTAEKTSKGQLVAKSITIYGPESRYAYPTEQQQYFNIGKTDQKIVKTYMSYDIGTGNLKSQRDGNNQTIEYEYDAAGRPKKETYPIRTNSNGETFREVIDYNYYNQSSDNFDSINAGTFSLKVNTIKTVTHLATNKSVSTNSAVYYNGLGLALMEEHWNDNAGKWVFAHYHYDDQGRPIFEKDTEGNEITVGYDAWGRQNRATTANGDLVVSDYNTKMRISTNFILDKVTGETLNYSEQYFDEWGNLSSASTFKDWPTNQQRISETYRYDILGNVTGYTDPNKNLNEDGVTTSYTYDALGRLITLKDALNQTTKYTYNGTSQLSTVTIQAKNGTPQTLNTKTYNELGLLSVKQDGASQNEGYTYNSLGQLEAKTDRNGSTFGYAYDESGQLKHSTISGNINDVVQTEEIKMILSAGDPQKKTIQALKNGVITATQTQTLDNLGQVRSTTLQAGNHSAVIGNKLDTLGRMTEINDTYMNFYTKYQYNKERLGKVQTNGSSTLNGDPSVNAQYSYYANNLVDTIEYPTLTDGSKLVSKYTYNKALGWTETLTNTKGGVALSSFSYGYDNNGNRTSVSESRNESAAQTTHYLYDKLNRLETITRPDGSQTKYTYDMRGNRQTVSDTSSLNFDSMDTSYTYDLQNTLTSMTKGGSATSFKYYADGMRFMKTNGNTQTQVNYNFQGQVISEEKIVNGVFVEQANFVRGDRILVKKDKKAAKDYYYLYNGHGDVVQIVNTSGAVVNNYTYDEWGNITSQVEGTSNSFKYTGEVYDAETGLYYLRARYYDPSMGRFLNEDTYEGQIDNPLSQNLYTYVVNNPLIYSDPTGHRHEMGPGWGGFAGNRYSATDPWKGWGGPVGSLANFLILDDVNTLRDKDSSALAKSLSLAGLVPVGKIIKGGKITLQLLNKEGKLIEKEFELAGDALKAAKKSCNCFTAGTKVQTDEGEKPIEEIEVGDKVLAKSDETGEVAYKEVVGLFQKQADEIYYVHIGDEIIEVTGEHPFWLDDKGWTFVKDLKVGDLLVSSDGTKLAIDKIEKEPREATVYNFEVAEFHSYFVSNLGIWVHNCALQNVFKSIKDAPLYPQGFSAAKNGTVKNKVNNTELLEELRAIESGTWNKIYKDGVDANGKKISIHYFQSQSGQVFNVKVKNGWSNSSSQMP; translated from the coding sequence TTGAAATCTATCAAAAAGACAAAGCAGCTTTTATTGATCTTTTTAACGATCGTCTTGCTCCTATCCGGTATTCCACCTATGAATCAAGCCACTGCCGCTCAGGAAAACAGTCAGGAACGCTCGGCTAAAACTGTTCCAAGCACTAAAAGTGTACCAAGTTCTTCGCCGTCTCCGACGCCACAATCACCCGACACACTTTTTTCCGATTCAATAATTCCTATGCCTTCCTCAACTCCTGAACCAGACGGAGAACTGAATTCATTACGCTCTGTACAGCCTTTTACGGATGAAGTGGTAACTGTATCGAATGAAGTTTATGATGACACGAGCCAACAGATTCTGCAGACATTACGCGCTAAAATTCTTCAGAAAAAAAATCTTATACAAACCAGATCTAATAAACAAAATTCTAATCAAGCCTTATCTCGGATAGCTCATCAAGATGTTGCCGATTTGAGTGAAGCTGATATTCAAATTCTTGTTGAGTCAGGTGCATCCAAAATAGATGTATACTGGCTGAATTTCCTGGCTATGGGGGAAACGAAATGGACAGCGCTTGAAATTCTGAAGTTGAAGCAAGAAAAGCAACTAAGTTGGGAAGATGTCCAAACAACGATGGAACTGGAATCTGAAATCAATTTTTCTACCTCATCTGTTGTAAAGGAAGTATATGATGAAATTACAAGTGTTCCTATTTTAGATGCTCACTCTTTCGTGACCTCTGCCGTCTACGAATCAGAGGAAGTGCTGCAAAAAGTTTTAGCACCTAATTCAATTACTGCTTTTGATGCAACAGTTTCTGGTGTCATAGATGAATTAGTTGTTCAAGCTCAGATTAATCAGATTCATAAACCCCAGTATAATGACCGTAATAAAAGTAGTGAAGTAGTTGATCCGGTGTCGGGGAGCTTGAATTATAAAAAAAATCTTATTCATTTGCCAGGTATTGATGGTTTAGATCTTGATATAGGTCTTATGTATAATTCTAATCGAAGCGTTCCTTTTACACATAGTTATCATTGGAATCCAAATTTTGGAATGATGGATCATAGCTACAACTATTCTGTTCCAACGCTTGGAAACGGATGGTCGTTCCAGTTTCCCTATATACAAAATTTCGGTGAAGCATATGAAATGTATTATCATGATGGTCAAGGGAATGCTTATAAAATTGGGAGAACAGATGAACTTTCCAATTATACTAATTTAATTAATTATAAAGGTAAGGATAAAAGATTTGTTGGCGAACCATGGAACAATGGCCAGTTCAGTAATGGTGAAACCAGATCCGCGGGATACATTGAATACTCTGACTTAACGCGTGAGTATTATTCAACTGGTGGTATTCTCCTTGGTATTGTTGATCGATTCGGGAATACCATCACATTTAACTATTATGGTGGAAATCTGTCTTCAATCACGGATACCCTTGGACGAGTGGTCAAGTTAAGTTATGAAGACACCCTCCTCTCAGCAGACTTTGACGGGGATAATATTGAAATCAAAGTGTTTGATGGACTCAATGAAGTGCAGAAGGTAGTTTTAACAAAAGATAGAGTTATTGCTAAGGTTCCTAACGGTTCTTTAGTTGAACCTCTTAGTCGGGCTATACCCGTGCTTTCCTCCTTCACGGATCAAAATGAAGAGAAAACCTATTTTAACTACCGATATGAGATGAATACTTACGCTTATTATGGGTACAATTTCAGTGCACTTCTAAAAGAAGTTCGATATCCACACTCTACGACAAAATATGAGATGGATGGTGTTTCAAGGAAAATAGGAGAATATGATACTATCTTGGAGTATCGTGTGAAATCAAGAGGAGACTATACAGGGAGTAAAGCGTACTATCAAACAGATTATTCATATGATGGAAATTATACTGGAAATACAGTTAACGAATATCCAGGTCATTTACCTAATAACTTCCGTTTCAGTACAACTTCCAAAATAGTAAGTAATACCCCCAGTAACGGATTTCAAACAACAAACACGTTTGATAAAGATGGTAGAGTTCTGCGTACAGAGACCCGTGAAGCTGGCGGAGAACGAAACGTGACTGAAAACACAGCATTTCATGGGTTGTTTACTCAAACACCCATACGGTCGACAATCTTGGAATATGCCGCTCAAGATAATGATGCTACAGCTGATCGTCGGTATACGGAAACTGAGCTTAATGAATGGGGACTAGTACAAAGCCAAACGCAGCCGTTAAGTAGTGACAAGTTCAATAATCCGTCAATCAAGCAGCGATATACCACAACTTATCTTTATGAACCTAAGTATCGATTCCTGGAAACTAAATCCTGGTATCAGAATGAATCTGATCCCGCTCCTTTGAGTGAACGATACACCTATACGGACAAGGGACGGCCGGCTACGTTAACAAATGCATTGGGAGAGCAAACCACATACAGTTATGACAGCCGCAATACGTCGGGTGGAATCTCCCAAGTAACAGCTGAAAAGACGTCTAAGGGTCAACTAGTAGCTAAAAGTATAACCATATACGGACCGGAAAGCCGTTATGCTTATCCCACTGAACAACAACAGTATTTTAATATCGGCAAAACGGATCAGAAAATTGTAAAGACCTATATGAGTTATGATATAGGTACGGGTAATTTAAAGAGCCAAAGAGACGGCAATAATCAAACTATAGAGTATGAATATGATGCGGCTGGTCGTCCGAAAAAAGAAACTTATCCTATTCGAACCAATAGCAACGGTGAGACCTTCAGGGAAGTTATCGATTACAATTATTATAACCAATCGTCGGACAACTTTGACTCGATAAATGCGGGAACATTTAGTTTAAAAGTGAATACCATTAAAACCGTGACTCACTTGGCCACGAACAAATCTGTGTCAACTAATTCAGCTGTGTACTATAACGGATTGGGACTTGCTCTCATGGAAGAGCACTGGAACGATAATGCAGGAAAATGGGTCTTCGCCCACTATCATTACGATGACCAGGGACGACCGATTTTTGAGAAGGATACAGAGGGTAATGAGATTACAGTAGGGTATGATGCCTGGGGGAGACAAAACCGAGCTACCACTGCCAACGGTGATCTTGTGGTCAGTGATTATAATACCAAAATGCGTATCAGCACCAACTTTATCCTTGATAAGGTCACTGGCGAAACTCTGAATTATTCCGAGCAGTACTTTGATGAATGGGGCAACCTAAGCTCAGCTTCAACCTTTAAAGATTGGCCTACAAACCAACAAAGGATCAGTGAGACCTACCGGTACGACATTTTGGGTAACGTCACCGGCTATACCGATCCGAATAAGAACTTGAATGAAGACGGTGTTACAACTTCTTATACGTATGATGCTCTTGGCCGATTGATTACTTTGAAGGATGCCTTGAATCAAACGACTAAATATACGTACAACGGTACCAGCCAACTGTCCACAGTAACCATCCAAGCCAAGAATGGAACACCGCAAACGCTGAATACGAAAACATATAATGAATTAGGTCTGCTTAGTGTGAAGCAGGATGGGGCCTCACAGAACGAAGGTTATACGTACAACAGTCTGGGCCAACTGGAAGCCAAAACAGACCGCAACGGCAGCACATTCGGATATGCGTATGACGAAAGTGGTCAACTGAAACACAGTACCATTAGCGGGAATATCAACGATGTAGTGCAAACTGAAGAAATAAAGATGATACTGTCTGCAGGCGACCCGCAGAAAAAGACGATCCAGGCACTTAAGAATGGAGTAATTACCGCTACCCAAACGCAAACGCTGGATAATTTGGGTCAAGTGCGATCTACAACCTTACAAGCAGGAAATCACTCCGCGGTCATTGGGAATAAGCTGGACACTCTGGGTCGTATGACGGAGATCAATGATACGTACATGAACTTCTACACGAAGTACCAATACAACAAGGAACGATTGGGAAAAGTGCAGACGAATGGAAGCTCTACGCTTAACGGTGATCCGTCCGTCAATGCGCAGTATAGCTATTATGCTAATAACCTGGTAGACACAATCGAATATCCGACCCTGACAGACGGAAGTAAGCTTGTCAGCAAATATACGTATAATAAGGCGTTAGGCTGGACAGAGACGCTGACGAATACGAAGGGCGGTGTGGCTCTCTCCAGTTTCAGTTACGGCTATGACAACAACGGTAACCGGACCTCGGTTAGTGAGTCGCGCAATGAATCCGCAGCACAGACAACCCATTATCTATATGATAAATTAAATCGGCTGGAAACCATCACCCGTCCGGATGGCAGTCAAACGAAATATACCTACGATATGCGTGGCAACCGGCAGACCGTATCCGATACAAGCAGCTTGAATTTTGATTCGATGGATACGAGTTATACGTATGACTTGCAGAACACCCTGACCAGCATGACCAAAGGCGGTTCGGCAACGAGCTTCAAGTACTATGCAGACGGCATGCGGTTTATGAAGACGAACGGCAATACGCAGACCCAAGTGAATTATAACTTCCAGGGCCAAGTGATCTCCGAAGAGAAAATTGTCAATGGTGTGTTCGTGGAGCAAGCGAACTTTGTGCGTGGGGACCGGATACTTGTCAAGAAAGACAAGAAGGCGGCCAAGGACTACTACTACCTCTACAATGGCCACGGAGACGTGGTACAGATTGTAAATACGAGTGGAGCAGTCGTTAATAACTACACGTATGATGAATGGGGGAACATCACCAGCCAGGTGGAGGGAACCTCGAATTCCTTCAAGTACACCGGTGAAGTATATGATGCCGAAACGGGGCTTTATTATCTGCGGGCACGATACTATGACCCAAGTATGGGGCGGTTTTTAAATGAGGATACGTATGAAGGGCAGATTGATAATCCGCTGAGTCAGAACTTGTATACGTATGTTGTGAATAATCCTCTAATATACTCTGATCCAACAGGTCATCGTCACGAGATGGGACCTGGATGGGGTGGCTTTGCCGGAAATAGATATTCTGCAACAGATCCTTGGAAAGGGTGGGGTGGGCCGGTAGGTAGTCTCGCTAATTTCTTGATTTTAGATGACGTAAATACGCTCCGAGACAAAGATTCTTCGGCATTAGCCAAAAGTCTATCTTTAGCAGGTTTGGTTCCAGTAGGAAAGATCATAAAAGGCGGAAAGATAACGTTACAGCTGCTCAACAAAGAAGGGAAATTAATTGAAAAAGAATTTGAGCTAGCTGGAGACGCATTAAAGGCGGCTAAAAAATCGTGTAATTGTTTCACCGCCGGAACAAAGGTTCAAACAGACGAAGGGGAGAAACCTATCGAGGAAATAGAGGTAGGGGATAAGGTACTCGCCAAGTCTGACGAAACTGGGGAGGTAGCATATAAAGAGGTCGTTGGTCTGTTCCAAAAGCAGGCTGACGAAATCTACTATGTCCATATCGGTGATGAAATCATCGAGGTTACGGGTGAGCATCCGTTTTGGTTGGATGATAAGGGATGGACGTTTGTTAAAGACTTGAAAGTTGGCGACTTGCTTGTTTCGAGTGACGGTACTAAACTGGCAATAGATAAGATTGAAAAAGAGCCACGAGAAGCAACGGTCTATAACTTTGAGGTAGCTGAATTCCATTCTTACTTTGTTTCTAACCTTGGTATTTGGGTTCATAACTGTGCGTTGCAAAATGTATTCAAATCAATTAAAGATGCTCCGCTTTACCCACAAGGTTTTTCAGCGGCTAAAAACGGAACTGTGAAGAACAAGGTCAACAATACAGAACTTCTTGAGGAACTACGAGCTATTGAGTCCGGTACTTGGAACAAGATTTACAAGGATGGTGTGGATGCAAACGGTAAAAAAATCTCAATCCACTACTTCCAAAGCCAATCTGGTCAAGTGTTTAATGTCAAGGTGAAAAATGGGTGGAGCAACTCATCAAGTCAAATGCCATAA
- a CDS encoding contact-dependent growth inhibition system immunity protein gives MNENINELTIGEISKLEGFTEEVEVDEDVPLSVWYNSIQKKKIKNLNHGDIAKLIRQTMHLKYVIPEALNRLRLNPLAGYLGDGEIMEAIAQVNENEWEENSIVTSTISSFIDEFIRLIKNNELNLPEDREVYSDQEREEYYQLLLKIKNTLQKVN, from the coding sequence ATGAATGAAAACATAAATGAACTTACAATTGGTGAAATATCAAAATTAGAGGGTTTTACTGAGGAAGTTGAGGTTGACGAAGATGTGCCACTTTCAGTGTGGTACAACAGTATCCAGAAGAAAAAAATAAAAAACTTAAATCATGGAGACATAGCGAAGTTGATTAGACAAACGATGCATCTTAAATACGTTATTCCAGAAGCATTGAATAGGTTAAGATTAAACCCCCTTGCTGGTTATTTAGGGGATGGAGAAATTATGGAAGCAATTGCTCAAGTTAACGAGAATGAATGGGAAGAAAATTCTATCGTTACAAGTACAATTAGTTCATTTATTGATGAGTTCATAAGATTAATTAAAAATAATGAATTGAACTTGCCGGAAGATAGAGAGGTGTACTCCGATCAAGAAAGAGAAGAATATTATCAATTATTGCTAAAAATAAAAAATACATTACAAAAGGTCAATTAA